From a single Lentisphaera profundi genomic region:
- a CDS encoding ABC transporter permease — protein sequence MKGIFFLTWRYLKPKKNISSIVTWLSCLGPMLGVGVLLVVMSVMNGHPHEIQKKIMEVESHISISRYDGKFFPDYLEMMDHLEKTYDFKCSPYTQMPIFIQQDKSIKSFLAKGILAEYDQEASLLNTYIIDGLDENGKYRLDPKEALISSRLATMLGVALGDKIIVHSPQKYGKLLLQKEEGKVDDVYLNMALELTISGIFRTGYVDIDKNLMFIHLDSANELLEQDWGASLGLDLSIPEPTKAEEVAKTLSSDPYFFDKKAQFYPWQYKKKQFFDIVKKEKTMMTLVLFFIVGGAAVGVAACLFSLVLQKTREIGVLKAIGATPIQIMWVFLIQGLVLGILGSTLGLIGGLLTLHNREWVVARLGNWDADFYMLDRVPMLILPADVHLIFWGAIIICSLASLFPAFVAVSVNPVKALQSNE from the coding sequence ATGAAAGGCATCTTTTTTCTTACCTGGCGTTATTTAAAGCCCAAGAAAAACATCTCATCGATCGTCACCTGGCTCTCCTGTCTTGGACCCATGCTGGGCGTGGGAGTTTTATTAGTCGTGATGAGTGTCATGAATGGGCACCCTCATGAGATTCAAAAGAAAATTATGGAAGTGGAATCTCATATCTCGATTAGTCGCTATGATGGCAAGTTTTTTCCTGATTACCTCGAGATGATGGATCACCTCGAAAAGACTTACGATTTTAAGTGCTCGCCCTATACCCAAATGCCGATTTTCATTCAGCAGGACAAGAGTATAAAATCATTTTTAGCTAAGGGGATTCTTGCTGAATACGATCAAGAAGCCTCCTTACTCAATACCTATATTATTGATGGCCTCGATGAAAATGGTAAATACCGCTTAGATCCTAAAGAAGCGCTCATCTCCAGTCGCTTAGCGACCATGCTAGGTGTCGCCTTAGGCGATAAAATCATTGTGCATTCACCGCAAAAATATGGTAAGCTGCTCCTTCAAAAAGAAGAAGGCAAAGTTGATGATGTCTATCTCAACATGGCTTTGGAACTAACCATCTCGGGAATTTTTCGCACTGGCTATGTCGATATCGACAAAAATTTGATGTTCATTCATCTCGATAGTGCCAACGAACTTCTGGAACAAGATTGGGGGGCGTCTCTAGGCCTGGACCTCTCGATTCCCGAACCGACCAAAGCCGAAGAAGTGGCTAAAACGCTTTCAAGTGACCCGTATTTCTTTGACAAGAAGGCGCAATTCTATCCTTGGCAATACAAGAAAAAGCAATTTTTTGATATCGTTAAAAAAGAAAAAACGATGATGACGCTGGTGCTGTTCTTCATTGTCGGTGGTGCCGCCGTGGGCGTCGCCGCTTGCCTGTTCTCACTTGTGCTCCAAAAAACACGAGAAATCGGGGTGCTGAAAGCTATTGGTGCCACCCCGATTCAAATCATGTGGGTGTTTTTAATTCAAGGTCTCGTGCTTGGCATTCTAGGCTCAACACTGGGGCTCATTGGTGGCTTACTCACTTTGCACAATCGCGAATGGGTGGTCGCTCGCCTAGGAAATTGGGATGCCGATTTTTATATGCTTGATCGTGTACCGATGCTGATATTACCTGCGGATGTACATTTAATTTTTTGGGGTGCGATCATTATCTGTTCCCTCGCCTCACTCTTTCCTGCTTTCGTAGCGGTCTCCGTCAACCCAGTTAAGGCTTTGCAATCCAATGAGTAA
- a CDS encoding ABC transporter ATP-binding protein: MSKFLSAKNICKHYKSADAGRIQVLDKVSLEINKGDWAMLIGSSGSGKSTFLNIIGTLDKADSGQLMLEGKDYAKFSAMAKAKLRQEQLGFVFQSFQLIPELTALENVMLPAQFSSRSSQAKKRALELLDRVGLSSRSSHHPGALSGGEQQRVAICRALINDPDIILADEPTGNLDPDTSAELIKFFSELRKQGKTIVMVTHDHQLKKHATKVFSLDQGKLKS; this comes from the coding sequence ATGAGTAAATTCTTATCCGCAAAAAATATTTGCAAGCATTACAAATCTGCTGACGCAGGTCGCATCCAAGTTTTAGATAAGGTGAGCCTAGAAATCAATAAAGGCGACTGGGCCATGCTCATTGGTTCATCTGGCAGTGGCAAATCAACTTTCCTCAATATTATCGGAACGCTCGATAAAGCCGACAGCGGTCAACTCATGCTAGAGGGAAAAGATTACGCCAAGTTCTCTGCTATGGCCAAAGCCAAATTACGACAAGAACAATTGGGCTTTGTCTTTCAATCTTTTCAGCTCATCCCCGAGCTCACTGCCCTCGAAAATGTTATGCTTCCGGCACAATTCAGTAGCCGCAGCTCTCAGGCAAAAAAACGCGCCTTAGAACTACTTGATCGCGTTGGCCTCAGTTCACGATCAAGCCATCATCCGGGAGCCCTTTCTGGTGGTGAACAACAACGGGTCGCCATTTGTCGCGCCCTGATCAATGATCCCGATATTATTTTAGCGGATGAGCCTACTGGCAATCTAGATCCCGATACTTCTGCCGAGCTGATTAAATTTTTTAGCGAACTCCGCAAACAGGGAAAAACGATTGTTATGGTGACACATGATCACCAACTCAAAAAACATGCCACCAAAGTCTTTTCCCTCGATCAAGGAAAACTCAAATCATGA
- the tadA gene encoding tRNA adenosine(34) deaminase TadA, with protein sequence MSDEGFFEDEVDAPITFSDEHYMRMAIRQAEQAFQAGEVPIGAIIVHEDEVIAKAWNQVEMLKDATAHAEILALTQASAQLDRWRLHGCTLYVTKEPCPMCAGALVNSRIDRVVFGLADDKGGGCGGAFDIHDHDGLLHKVPSEGHCCEEDCRLLIQSFFKMRRQAQKDKKNE encoded by the coding sequence ATGAGTGACGAAGGCTTTTTTGAAGATGAAGTAGATGCCCCGATCACTTTTTCAGATGAACATTATATGCGCATGGCGATTCGTCAGGCTGAGCAAGCTTTTCAAGCTGGGGAAGTCCCCATTGGGGCGATCATTGTTCACGAAGATGAAGTCATTGCCAAAGCTTGGAATCAAGTGGAAATGCTCAAAGATGCTACCGCTCATGCCGAAATCCTTGCTCTCACTCAAGCCTCGGCTCAGCTCGACCGCTGGCGCCTGCATGGTTGCACACTCTATGTCACCAAAGAGCCCTGCCCGATGTGTGCGGGTGCTTTAGTAAACTCTCGTATTGATCGCGTTGTTTTTGGCTTAGCTGATGATAAAGGCGGGGGTTGTGGCGGTGCGTTTGATATTCACGATCACGATGGACTCCTGCATAAAGTCCCTAGTGAGGGCCATTGCTGTGAAGAAGATTGTCGGCTCTTAATTCAAAGCTTTTTTAAAATGCGTCGCCAAGCTCAAAAGGACAAGAAAAATGAATAA
- a CDS encoding HAD family hydrolase, which yields MNKPAAIIDFDGTLTRVRCGWEDKMKEFFLSKIFTDKTTLSPELSQEARSMCDEWIAQAPGTTIVQQISALANILDFCKITYDFDRLIDEFDIYSSDWEYQRVNECKESGELESLMLLGARKFLEDLQALGYELHLLSGTSHEKLIFECKTLGLSHFFKHIQGFETHLAMPYKPQSIRKTIADYKYEVKSTLIIGDGLTELNAGRELKCPCIGVAIDENDGKSCDTHKLQILKDAGFEDIISDFDNALQFIPLANPAQN from the coding sequence ATGAATAAACCTGCTGCTATAATTGACTTTGATGGTACTCTCACCCGCGTACGCTGTGGTTGGGAAGATAAAATGAAAGAATTTTTCTTGAGCAAAATCTTCACGGATAAGACAACACTCAGTCCCGAACTCTCGCAAGAAGCTCGAAGCATGTGTGATGAGTGGATTGCTCAGGCCCCAGGCACCACCATTGTTCAACAGATCTCTGCACTCGCAAATATTCTTGATTTCTGTAAAATAACTTATGACTTTGATAGACTCATAGATGAATTCGATATTTATTCGAGTGACTGGGAATACCAACGCGTGAATGAGTGCAAAGAATCTGGTGAATTAGAAAGCCTGATGCTTCTGGGTGCTCGAAAATTTTTAGAAGATTTACAAGCACTTGGTTATGAATTGCACTTGCTCTCGGGCACGAGTCACGAAAAACTCATTTTTGAATGTAAAACTCTGGGTTTAAGTCATTTTTTCAAACATATCCAAGGCTTTGAAACTCATTTAGCGATGCCCTATAAACCTCAATCCATTCGTAAAACAATTGCGGATTATAAGTATGAAGTCAAGAGTACTTTAATTATTGGTGATGGTTTAACAGAGCTCAATGCCGGACGAGAATTAAAGTGTCCATGCATTGGCGTTGCCATCGATGAAAATGATGGAAAGAGCTGTGATACTCATAAGCTGCAAATTTTAAAGGACGCAGGCTTTGAAGATATCATCAGCGATTTTGATAATGCTTTACAATTTATTCCGCTGGCGAATCCCGCACAAAACTGA
- the tnpB gene encoding IS66 family insertion sequence element accessory protein TnpB (TnpB, as the term is used for proteins encoded by IS66 family insertion elements, is considered an accessory protein, since TnpC, encoded by a neighboring gene, is a DDE family transposase.) has translation MLEYFKDRKLKLHPEPVNLRKGFNGLTALSNLENLFAGDVYLFINRRRNLLKGLYWDEGGFCIFNKQLERGTFSDMSEAKTELSFREFLLMIHCCKGAYFKIK, from the coding sequence ATGTTAGAATATTTTAAAGATCGTAAGTTAAAACTACATCCCGAACCCGTGAACCTCCGCAAAGGCTTCAATGGCTTAACCGCGTTAAGTAATCTGGAAAATCTCTTTGCAGGAGATGTCTACCTTTTCATAAATCGACGGCGTAATTTATTGAAAGGTCTCTACTGGGATGAAGGTGGTTTTTGTATTTTCAATAAACAGTTGGAGCGCGGAACTTTTAGCGACATGTCCGAAGCTAAAACTGAGCTTAGTTTTCGGGAATTTCTGCTAATGATCCACTGCTGTAAAGGGGCCTATTTTAAGATCAAATAG
- the tnpC gene encoding IS66 family transposase translates to MTKTISDLTKKVVFLEEENTYLKAQLYGRKKETVVFDNSDTFPEWTEYLKDLGDSNSPERDEEPKVNTLKKKKKRKPFTHFNFPENAEREIKIIDLPEDEKVDPITGVELKLMGFDTSEKLVYVHGRYKVIETRVRKYNIPNKPKAGVISALVPSHPITGCRADVSLLSHILISKYADHLPLYRIEEQFKRDGLTIARQTLSNWVLQLGKTLQPLGDLLRDQILNSSRVFTDDSPVKLQTKGKGKLQEGRIWVYVGGDGPDPPLVWFEFTKDRSHSHTLDRMKDFQGVFHADAFAAYEKMDKLDGIDWQACWAHARRKFFDTPNPNEFCKQVLILMDKLFELEQDAWALGTSAKRQSFRNRKTKPFVEALLKTIQDHYYKACEPKGKLKTAMEYLLKRQEAFKAFLAYPDARIDNNVSERAIRPLTIGRKNWLFFGSEKGGQAAANIISLIQTCRKLGINPKEYLEDVLRRIIDHPKENLMELLPQNWKK, encoded by the coding sequence ATGACTAAAACTATCTCAGACCTCACCAAAAAAGTTGTGTTTTTAGAAGAGGAAAACACCTATCTAAAAGCCCAGCTGTATGGTCGTAAAAAAGAGACTGTAGTCTTTGATAACTCAGATACTTTTCCTGAGTGGACTGAATACCTTAAGGATCTGGGCGATTCAAATTCACCAGAAAGAGATGAAGAACCCAAAGTAAATACCCTAAAAAAGAAGAAGAAACGCAAGCCCTTTACGCATTTCAATTTCCCTGAGAATGCTGAACGCGAAATTAAAATCATTGATTTGCCCGAAGATGAAAAAGTTGATCCCATAACTGGTGTAGAACTGAAACTCATGGGATTCGATACATCAGAAAAACTTGTTTATGTTCATGGTCGTTACAAAGTCATAGAGACTCGTGTACGTAAATACAATATTCCAAATAAGCCCAAGGCAGGAGTTATCTCCGCTCTAGTTCCCAGCCATCCGATAACAGGCTGTCGTGCTGATGTGAGCTTGTTGTCACATATACTCATTTCAAAATATGCCGACCATTTACCTCTTTATCGTATCGAAGAGCAATTCAAACGAGATGGACTTACTATTGCGCGACAAACGCTTTCCAACTGGGTTCTCCAGTTAGGAAAAACTCTCCAACCTTTAGGTGATTTATTACGAGATCAAATTTTAAACTCATCAAGAGTTTTTACAGATGACAGCCCTGTTAAGCTTCAAACAAAAGGTAAAGGTAAGCTTCAAGAAGGTCGGATTTGGGTTTATGTCGGCGGCGATGGTCCAGACCCTCCTCTCGTTTGGTTCGAATTCACCAAAGACCGTTCACACTCCCATACATTAGATCGAATGAAAGACTTTCAAGGAGTTTTTCATGCCGATGCTTTTGCTGCGTATGAAAAAATGGATAAGCTTGATGGTATCGATTGGCAGGCTTGCTGGGCTCATGCCAGGCGTAAGTTTTTTGACACACCCAATCCAAACGAATTCTGTAAACAAGTGCTTATTTTGATGGATAAGCTCTTTGAACTCGAACAGGATGCTTGGGCGCTTGGTACTTCGGCAAAGCGACAGAGCTTTCGCAATAGGAAAACAAAGCCTTTTGTTGAAGCTCTATTAAAGACGATTCAAGATCATTACTACAAAGCATGTGAGCCCAAAGGCAAACTCAAAACGGCAATGGAGTACCTACTTAAACGGCAAGAAGCATTTAAAGCTTTTCTTGCTTATCCGGATGCTCGCATAGATAACAATGTGAGTGAACGCGCTATTCGTCCGCTTACTATTGGTAGAAAAAACTGGCTTTTCTTCGGCAGTGAAAAAGGCGGCCAAGCGGCTGCCAATATCATCTCCTTAATCCAGACTTGTCGTAAGCTGGGTATCAATCCAAAAGAATACTTAGAGGATGTGCTCAGGAGAATCATTGATCACCCAAAAGAAAATTTAATGGAACTCCTACCACAAAACTGGAAGAAATAG
- a CDS encoding 4a-hydroxytetrahydrobiopterin dehydratase, with protein MNQWLDKKCKACEGGVDPLSEVVINDYLSTIPGWEYKDLRLSRKFDFKNHYQAISFVNAVAWISHSENHHPMMEVGFRDVTIYYWTHAIDGISDNDFICAAKVNNLLT; from the coding sequence ATGAATCAATGGTTAGATAAAAAATGTAAAGCTTGTGAAGGCGGAGTAGATCCCTTGAGTGAAGTAGTGATAAATGATTATTTATCAACGATCCCTGGCTGGGAATATAAAGATTTGCGTTTATCGCGAAAATTTGATTTCAAAAATCATTACCAAGCCATTTCTTTCGTCAATGCCGTGGCATGGATTTCTCATAGCGAGAATCATCATCCGATGATGGAAGTTGGTTTTCGGGATGTCACTATTTATTACTGGACTCATGCGATTGACGGCATTAGTGATAACGATTTTATTTGTGCGGCTAAAGTCAATAATTTACTGACCTAG
- a CDS encoding lysine-2,3-aminomutase-like protein: MTYLRTSSDLLKHKLIAEDKIEAIEKVAEQFQVSLSPEVIKAFEHEEVRQQYLPSENELKILPEELRDPIGDQTFTPVKGITHRYPDRVLLKPLHTCSVYCRFCFRREKVGQADEILRQGELKKALNYIKDHKEIWEVILTGGDPLSLSAKKLSAILDELEAIEHVKIIRIHTRIPLVAPEKVTDELLEVLDREKATYLILHCNSHKELSDDVKKAIKRLSKSGLPLLSQSVLLKNINDSTEKLEKLFRSLLEIRVKPYYLHHPDLAQGTSHFRVSLENGRQITADLRKTLSGLAQPLYVLDVPGGLGKVPAGKEFIQESGKEAWKIQTIHDTFVDYQDYL; encoded by the coding sequence ATGACTTACCTACGCACTAGCAGCGACTTACTCAAGCATAAGTTAATTGCTGAAGACAAAATAGAGGCCATCGAAAAAGTTGCCGAGCAATTTCAAGTTAGCTTGAGCCCCGAAGTCATTAAGGCTTTTGAGCACGAGGAAGTTCGTCAGCAGTACCTACCGAGTGAAAATGAGCTCAAAATACTACCTGAAGAATTACGCGATCCCATTGGAGACCAAACTTTCACCCCGGTCAAAGGCATCACCCATAGATACCCCGACCGCGTCTTACTGAAGCCCCTGCATACCTGTAGCGTCTATTGCCGCTTCTGTTTTCGTCGCGAAAAAGTAGGCCAAGCAGATGAGATCTTACGCCAAGGTGAACTCAAAAAGGCCTTAAATTACATCAAAGATCATAAAGAGATTTGGGAAGTGATTTTAACTGGTGGTGACCCACTAAGCCTCTCAGCAAAAAAACTTAGTGCTATTCTCGATGAGCTCGAAGCCATTGAGCATGTGAAAATCATTCGCATTCACACACGCATCCCACTGGTGGCTCCAGAGAAAGTGACGGACGAGCTCTTAGAAGTTTTGGATCGTGAAAAAGCGACTTACCTGATCTTGCACTGCAATTCCCATAAAGAACTCAGTGATGATGTGAAAAAAGCTATTAAACGCCTGAGTAAAAGTGGTCTGCCACTGCTCAGTCAAAGTGTCCTCCTCAAAAATATTAATGACTCAACTGAGAAGCTTGAGAAGCTCTTTCGGAGTCTGCTCGAAATCCGTGTAAAGCCCTACTACCTCCATCATCCCGACTTAGCTCAGGGAACGAGTCATTTTCGTGTGAGCCTCGAAAATGGACGTCAAATCACTGCCGATTTGCGCAAGACCTTATCTGGCTTAGCACAGCCACTCTATGTGCTCGACGTCCCAGGAGGCTTGGGTAAAGTTCCTGCGGGCAAAGAATTTATCCAAGAGAGCGGGAAAGAGGCATGGAAAATCCAGACTATTCATGATACTTTCGTGGATTATCAGGATTATCTCTAG
- a CDS encoding ArsR/SmtB family transcription factor, protein MLKNTFSDEDHTLILKALADETRLRLIRILQKEELNVQEICEITTLPQPKISRHLAILKNSNLLNDRRDGTRIFYTAINLNKSCPSLAEYINTLVGFDHPDLSRLEKVIQKRAKESRAVMHGLADQWDEVISSLHHPGAAVFALPGFAPKGMKIADLGCGTGLLLPLLDRFDGEIYAVDQSEVMLAKAQQRAEENKLGQINFVQNDLNSGELKIPQCDALLLHFVMHQIPSPQSLLKSIANRCVDKGRIIIVDMNRHEDESTRERFGSVWLGFDQAQVEEWLLEAGFSQINFSSLQDKSQAGKNPFVCIAVKE, encoded by the coding sequence ATGTTAAAAAATACCTTCAGTGACGAAGATCACACCCTCATTCTCAAAGCACTTGCCGACGAAACTCGCTTAAGGCTCATTCGTATTTTGCAAAAAGAAGAACTGAATGTTCAGGAAATCTGTGAGATCACCACCCTACCCCAACCGAAAATATCGCGTCACTTAGCGATCCTGAAAAACTCAAATTTACTCAATGATAGGCGTGATGGCACTCGAATTTTCTATACTGCCATTAACTTAAATAAGAGTTGCCCTAGCTTAGCTGAGTATATCAATACACTCGTGGGTTTCGATCATCCCGATTTATCTCGCTTGGAAAAAGTCATTCAAAAACGCGCGAAAGAAAGTCGGGCGGTAATGCACGGCCTCGCCGATCAATGGGATGAAGTTATTTCCTCTCTTCATCATCCTGGCGCGGCAGTATTTGCCTTGCCAGGCTTTGCGCCTAAGGGAATGAAAATTGCCGATCTCGGTTGTGGTACGGGTTTGCTTCTACCCCTACTTGATCGCTTTGATGGTGAAATCTATGCGGTGGATCAGAGTGAAGTGATGCTTGCGAAAGCCCAACAACGGGCCGAAGAAAATAAATTGGGTCAGATAAATTTTGTTCAAAATGACCTCAACTCTGGGGAACTTAAGATCCCTCAGTGTGATGCCCTACTCTTGCACTTTGTTATGCACCAAATCCCCAGTCCTCAAAGTTTATTGAAATCGATTGCCAATCGCTGTGTCGATAAGGGTCGCATCATCATTGTCGATATGAATCGCCACGAAGACGAAAGCACGCGCGAACGCTTTGGCTCTGTATGGTTGGGTTTTGACCAAGCTCAAGTCGAAGAATGGTTACTGGAAGCAGGATTTAGTCAAATCAATTTCTCTAGCTTGCAAGACAAATCTCAGGCAGGAAAAAATCCCTTCGTCTGCATCGCCGTCAAAGAGTAA
- a CDS encoding metallophosphoesterase has protein sequence MKRKVFVGDIHGCYTEFLDLLKKVNYDPVSDRLISVGDIINKGPQSAAVLDYFIANTLEVVKGNHEDWLQRAIVGECKMYAEGEKIIADSVYSKKEILSWLESLPLYIKEKDFIAVHAGLSPYAKIKDTVARDLFTVRYVNKKTKELFAKDKHANDLTPWYEEYAYLKPGKREIIHGHWAKKSVCEYGRIMGLDTGCVYGGHLSAYLFPSKHIVQVKSKQQKQFNY, from the coding sequence TTGAAAAGAAAGGTTTTTGTTGGAGATATCCATGGCTGCTATACTGAGTTCCTAGACTTATTAAAAAAAGTTAATTATGATCCTGTATCAGATCGCCTTATTTCTGTGGGTGATATAATCAATAAAGGTCCTCAGTCAGCCGCGGTATTAGATTACTTCATTGCTAATACATTAGAAGTGGTCAAAGGCAATCATGAGGACTGGCTTCAGAGAGCCATAGTAGGTGAGTGTAAGATGTATGCTGAAGGAGAAAAAATCATTGCCGACTCAGTCTATTCAAAAAAAGAAATCCTTTCTTGGTTAGAGTCTTTACCACTGTACATAAAGGAAAAAGATTTTATTGCGGTCCACGCCGGTTTATCTCCCTATGCTAAAATCAAAGATACGGTAGCAAGAGATTTATTTACGGTTCGCTATGTCAACAAAAAGACGAAAGAACTTTTTGCTAAAGATAAGCACGCAAATGATTTAACGCCATGGTATGAAGAGTATGCCTATTTAAAGCCGGGTAAGCGAGAAATTATTCACGGTCACTGGGCTAAAAAGTCCGTTTGTGAATACGGACGTATTATGGGACTCGATACCGGCTGTGTTTATGGGGGCCATTTATCGGCTTACCTATTTCCAAGTAAGCACATTGTACAAGTGAAAAGTAAGCAGCAGAAGCAGTTCAATTATTAA